A stretch of the Arcobacter sp. LA11 genome encodes the following:
- the argC gene encoding N-acetyl-gamma-glutamyl-phosphate reductase, translating into MNVAIIGASGYTGLELIKILITHPKFNITYIANSTGEQNVQELHPCLQDVINIEVSKANAKEVSQVADLAFLALPHKTSMYFAKELLELNVKVVDLSADYRLELDTYEEHYCPHEDKEHIEDSVYGLPEFYKDDLKNAKLVANPGCYPTASLLALLPFVDFIQEGTPIFIDAKSGVSGAGKKLSEVAHFVNLNENTHAYNPFKHRHMPEIEEKVKLIKNKDFQINFVPHLLPVTRGMLVSVYATLKDEIDVEKILENTYENSEFVRVRKTPVDLKSTAGTNFCDIFVARNGKALFINSSIDNLLRGASSQAVVNANIMCGYDEGEGISKIAYVP; encoded by the coding sequence ATGAATGTAGCAATTATTGGAGCTAGTGGTTATACTGGATTAGAATTAATAAAAATATTGATAACTCACCCAAAATTTAATATTACATATATAGCAAACTCGACAGGTGAGCAGAATGTTCAAGAGTTACATCCTTGTTTACAAGATGTTATAAATATAGAAGTAAGTAAAGCAAATGCAAAAGAAGTATCACAAGTAGCTGATTTGGCATTTTTAGCACTTCCACATAAAACATCAATGTATTTTGCAAAAGAGTTATTAGAGCTTAATGTAAAAGTAGTTGATTTATCTGCAGATTATAGACTTGAACTTGATACTTATGAAGAACATTATTGTCCACATGAAGATAAAGAACATATAGAAGATTCTGTATATGGATTACCAGAGTTTTATAAAGATGATTTAAAAAATGCAAAACTTGTTGCAAATCCAGGTTGTTACCCAACAGCATCACTTTTAGCACTTTTACCTTTTGTAGATTTTATTCAAGAAGGAACACCAATTTTTATTGATGCAAAATCTGGTGTTAGTGGAGCAGGAAAGAAACTTAGTGAAGTAGCTCATTTTGTAAATTTAAATGAAAATACTCATGCCTACAATCCTTTTAAACACAGACATATGCCAGAAATTGAAGAGAAAGTAAAATTAATTAAGAATAAAGATTTTCAAATAAATTTTGTCCCTCATTTACTACCAGTTACACGAGGTATGTTAGTTTCAGTATATGCAACATTAAAAGATGAAATTGATGTTGAAAAAATATTAGAAAACACTTACGAAAATAGTGAATTCGTTAGAGTTCGAAAAACTCCTGTGGATTTAAAATCAACTGCTGGAACAAACTTTTGTGATATTTTTGTAGCTAGAAATGGTAAAGCATTATTTATTAATTCTTCAATTGATAACCTTCTAAGAGGAGCTTCTTCTCAAGCTGTTGTAAATGCAAATATCATGTGTGGTTATGATGAAGGTGAAGGGATTTCTAAGATAGCCTATGTTCCTTAG
- the greA gene encoding transcription elongation factor GreA translates to MDKEPMTRVGYEKITNDLDFLKSKERPETVIALDEARQLGDLKENAEYHAAKEKLALIDVQIAELGAVISKAVIIDPETLPHDKVSFGSTVELVDCDTDEEFKYSIVGGVESSAEKGLISFNSPLAKQLLGKEEGDEITATLPGGQKTFEVLSVGYKELEL, encoded by the coding sequence ATGGATAAAGAGCCAATGACACGAGTAGGATATGAAAAAATAACAAATGATTTAGATTTTTTAAAAAGTAAGGAAAGACCTGAAACTGTAATTGCATTAGATGAAGCGAGACAATTAGGTGATTTAAAAGAAAATGCAGAATATCATGCTGCAAAAGAAAAATTAGCTTTAATTGATGTTCAAATTGCAGAATTAGGAGCAGTTATTAGCAAAGCAGTTATTATAGATCCAGAAACACTTCCTCATGATAAAGTTAGTTTTGGTTCTACTGTTGAGCTTGTTGATTGTGATACTGATGAAGAATTCAAGTACTCTATTGTAGGTGGAGTAGAATCAAGTGCAGAAAAAGGTCTGATCTCTTTTAACTCTCCTTTAGCAAAACAACTTTTAGGAAAAGAAGAAGGTGATGAAATTACTGCAACCCTTCCTGGTGGTCAAAAAACTTTTGAAGTATTATCTGTAGGATACAAGGAGCTTGAATTATAA
- a CDS encoding ThiF family adenylyltransferase, with protein MQRYDRTIKLFGEENFNTFKNTKLILLGVGGVGSFALDSLYNTGITDITIVDFDTYEESNMNRQLGSHGNIDRIKVETLKEKYPEVTPINVKITPEWIDNFDFSSYDYILDAIDDIKPKVHLINKFYTKVITTSGSAKRIDPSKIEYKSIWETFNDPFIRKIRYELKKIGFKKKFKVVFSSEEPKCLEKGSFEAVTGSFGFMIASITIQKILSKKK; from the coding sequence ATGCAGAGATATGATAGAACTATAAAACTTTTTGGTGAAGAAAATTTTAATACCTTCAAAAATACAAAACTAATACTACTTGGAGTGGGAGGAGTAGGAAGTTTTGCCCTTGATTCACTTTATAATACAGGGATTACAGATATAACAATTGTTGACTTTGATACTTACGAAGAGTCAAATATGAATAGACAATTAGGTAGTCATGGAAATATCGACAGAATAAAAGTAGAAACATTAAAAGAAAAGTATCCAGAAGTTACTCCTATAAATGTAAAAATAACACCTGAATGGATTGATAACTTTGATTTTTCATCATATGATTATATTTTAGATGCGATTGATGATATAAAACCAAAAGTTCATTTAATTAACAAGTTTTATACAAAAGTTATTACAACAAGTGGTAGTGCAAAAAGAATAGATCCTAGCAAGATTGAATATAAATCAATTTGGGAAACATTCAATGACCCATTTATAAGAAAAATAAGATATGAACTTAAAAAGATTGGATTTAAGAAGAAGTTTAAAGTTGTATTCTCAAGTGAAGAACCAAAGTGCCTTGAAAAAGGAAGTTTTGAGGCAGTAACTGGTTCATTTGGATTTATGATTGCATCAATTACAATCCAAAAAATATTATCGAAAAAGAAATAA
- a CDS encoding chemotaxis protein CheV, producing MSGINSVEQMTQGHLRNVQQLAVFYTGHNNIYAINIAKVKAFIITEEVTINDTPTDTKVVAGIATIRGEPVTLINLDAWLGLPTMETSEYKLIIYCEFNHKKVGFLIKDMLDIVEKTTEELRHSEETNSKITYTTYVKVQDKDELCTVFNAEQLLQDLGWVDDGEDTLNKYVESPLSTKKLVLAAEDSGVAREVLSKFFKKAKVNFEIYNNGALLLQRIEELGPDEIALIITDIEMPETDGFQVASFIKTNTAYSNIPVVVNSSMTTDAVRNKMTQIGVDGFIGKTDIQALYSTVKQFLG from the coding sequence ATGAGTGGTATTAACAGTGTTGAGCAAATGACTCAAGGCCATCTAAGAAACGTACAACAATTAGCTGTATTCTACACTGGTCATAATAATATTTATGCAATTAATATTGCAAAAGTAAAAGCATTTATAATAACAGAAGAAGTAACAATCAATGATACACCTACTGATACAAAGGTAGTAGCAGGTATTGCAACAATTAGAGGGGAACCTGTAACACTAATTAATCTTGATGCATGGTTAGGTTTACCTACTATGGAAACATCAGAATATAAACTAATAATTTATTGTGAATTCAACCATAAAAAAGTAGGTTTTTTAATTAAAGACATGCTTGATATTGTTGAAAAAACAACTGAAGAATTAAGACATTCAGAAGAAACTAACTCTAAAATTACATATACAACTTACGTAAAAGTTCAAGATAAAGATGAATTATGTACAGTTTTTAATGCAGAACAACTTTTACAAGATTTAGGTTGGGTTGATGATGGAGAAGATACTTTAAATAAATATGTTGAATCACCTTTAAGTACTAAAAAGTTAGTTCTTGCAGCAGAAGATTCTGGTGTAGCAAGAGAAGTATTAAGTAAATTCTTTAAAAAAGCAAAAGTAAACTTTGAAATTTATAATAACGGAGCTCTTCTTTTACAACGAATAGAAGAACTTGGACCAGATGAAATTGCATTAATTATTACAGATATTGAAATGCCTGAGACTGATGGTTTCCAAGTAGCATCTTTTATTAAAACAAATACTGCTTATTCAAATATTCCTGTTGTCGTAAACTCTTCAATGACTACAGATGCAGTAAGAAATAAAATGACTCAAATTGGAGTAGATGGATTTATTGGAAAAACTGATATCCAAGCACTTTACTCTACTGTAAAACAATTCTTAGGATAA
- the argH gene encoding argininosuccinate lyase, translating to MSNEQILKNTNAQILDEFNASIMFDKELYSQDIKGSIAHSQMLCEQGVLTKEEQKSIENGLLQVKEEIETGKFEFSLAYEDIHMAVENRLTEIIGEPGKRLHTARSRNDQVATDFRLYVQEKSLSIKEQLKELVGTFIEVANKHTTTLIPGMTHLQHAQPLNFGYHMLAYANMFKRDFERFESSYERNNYSPLGSAALAGTPHNIDRDSTSKKLGFISPTSHAMDTVSDRDFALEILFNISTSMMHISRISEELVTWSSYEFQFVRMSDEYATTSSIMPQKKNPDVPELLRGKTGRVYGNLISLLTVMKGLPLAYNKDTQEDKEGVFDSVKTIEISLKILNEVIKTMIVNVDKMENACKIGHLSATDLADFLVQKQNMPFRTAYYITKDVVEKANSLNKDISELTIDEIRESNEEIKNIDDEIIMYLDLRNSMNARNSFGGTSTIQTVEQIKVFEEWLEKK from the coding sequence ATGTCTAATGAACAGATTTTAAAAAATACAAATGCACAAATTTTAGATGAGTTTAATGCCTCTATTATGTTTGATAAAGAACTTTATTCTCAAGATATTAAAGGTTCAATTGCCCATTCTCAAATGTTATGTGAACAAGGTGTATTGACAAAAGAAGAACAAAAATCTATAGAAAATGGTTTACTTCAAGTTAAAGAAGAAATAGAAACAGGTAAGTTTGAATTCTCATTGGCTTACGAAGATATTCATATGGCAGTTGAAAATAGATTAACTGAGATTATTGGAGAACCAGGGAAAAGACTTCATACTGCAAGAAGTAGAAATGATCAAGTTGCAACTGATTTTAGACTTTATGTTCAAGAAAAATCTTTAAGTATCAAAGAACAGCTAAAAGAACTTGTAGGTACATTTATTGAAGTTGCAAATAAACATACTACTACGCTAATTCCCGGTATGACACATTTACAACATGCTCAACCATTAAACTTTGGTTATCATATGTTAGCATATGCAAATATGTTTAAAAGAGACTTTGAAAGATTTGAAAGCTCATATGAAAGAAACAATTATTCTCCTTTAGGAAGTGCTGCACTAGCTGGAACGCCACATAATATTGATAGAGATAGTACTTCTAAGAAGCTTGGTTTTATTTCACCAACTTCACATGCAATGGATACTGTTTCAGACAGAGACTTTGCTTTAGAAATTTTATTTAATATTTCAACTTCAATGATGCATATAAGTAGAATATCAGAAGAGCTAGTAACATGGTCTTCATATGAGTTTCAATTTGTTAGAATGAGTGATGAATATGCTACAACTTCATCTATTATGCCACAAAAGAAGAACCCTGATGTTCCTGAACTTTTAAGAGGAAAAACAGGTAGAGTTTATGGAAATCTTATTTCTTTATTGACTGTTATGAAAGGTTTACCTTTAGCTTATAATAAAGATACTCAAGAAGACAAAGAGGGTGTTTTTGATTCAGTTAAAACTATAGAGATATCTTTGAAAATTTTAAATGAAGTTATTAAAACTATGATTGTAAATGTAGATAAAATGGAAAATGCTTGTAAAATTGGACATTTAAGTGCTACCGATCTAGCTGATTTTTTAGTTCAAAAACAAAATATGCCTTTTAGAACAGCTTATTATATTACAAAAGATGTTGTGGAAAAAGCAAACTCTTTGAATAAAGATATTTCAGAACTTACTATTGATGAAATCAGAGAATCAAATGAAGAAATAAAAAATATTGATGATGAAATCATTATGTATTTAGATTTAAGAAACTCAATGAATGCAAGAAATTCATTTGGCGGAACATCTACAATACAAACAGTTGAACAAATAAAAGTTTTTGAAGAGTGGTTAGAAAAAAAGTAA
- a CDS encoding hemerythrin domain-containing protein → MSETISSFLTQDHRNCDEEFANLENSVASENWAEVEKVFEKFTTDLQHHFDMEEKVMFPTFEERTGMTQGPTQMMRMEHQQMTQIISQMKDDVSNKNKDHFFGLSETLMMIMQQHNMKEEQMLYRMADNHLGADASSVVSEMKDLGKA, encoded by the coding sequence ATGAGTGAAACTATAAGTTCATTTTTAACACAAGACCATAGAAACTGTGATGAAGAATTCGCAAATTTAGAGAATTCAGTTGCAAGTGAAAATTGGGCTGAAGTAGAAAAAGTTTTTGAAAAATTTACTACTGATTTACAACATCATTTTGATATGGAAGAAAAAGTTATGTTTCCTACATTTGAAGAAAGAACTGGTATGACACAAGGTCCAACTCAAATGATGAGAATGGAACATCAACAAATGACACAAATTATATCTCAAATGAAAGATGATGTATCTAATAAAAATAAAGATCATTTTTTTGGTTTAAGTGAAACATTGATGATGATTATGCAACAACATAATATGAAAGAAGAACAAATGTTATATAGAATGGCAGATAACCATTTAGGTGCAGACGCTTCTTCAGTTGTAAGTGAAATGAAAGACTTAGGAAAAGCATAA
- a CDS encoding GntR family transcriptional regulator, which translates to MFSKNGIPLYVQLKNKLQKDISENYEPGELLPSELKIEKEYEVSRITVRKAIELLERENILERKQGSGTFVKEQKILYDANSIGSLTQRLSKQNHKLTTKSISFEIIEEDHYVKELLQCDTLLCIKRFRELNGVPFALMRNYLDLKRVPNLEEKFNIESLYTFLKDEYSIEFYNAEETVEAKDATKEESLKLGIKENASLLSLHRLSFDKNNKPVEYSDIVIKADMYKHKIILSNDKLSNI; encoded by the coding sequence TTGTTTAGTAAAAATGGTATTCCACTTTATGTACAATTAAAAAATAAACTTCAAAAAGATATTAGTGAAAATTATGAACCAGGAGAATTACTACCTTCTGAACTTAAAATTGAAAAAGAGTATGAAGTAAGTAGAATAACTGTACGAAAAGCAATTGAACTTTTAGAAAGAGAAAATATTCTTGAAAGAAAACAAGGTTCAGGAACATTTGTAAAAGAACAAAAAATTCTTTATGATGCAAATTCAATAGGTTCTTTAACTCAAAGACTTTCAAAACAAAATCATAAATTAACAACAAAATCAATCTCTTTTGAAATAATAGAAGAAGACCATTATGTAAAAGAGTTACTTCAATGTGATACTTTATTATGCATAAAAAGATTTAGGGAATTAAATGGCGTGCCATTTGCTTTGATGAGAAATTATTTAGATTTAAAACGTGTTCCTAATTTAGAAGAAAAATTTAATATAGAGTCTTTGTATACATTTTTAAAAGATGAATATTCAATAGAATTTTATAATGCAGAAGAGACTGTAGAAGCAAAAGATGCTACAAAAGAAGAATCTTTAAAATTAGGGATAAAAGAAAATGCATCTTTACTCTCTTTACATAGACTCTCTTTTGATAAGAATAATAAACCTGTAGAGTACTCAGATATTGTCATTAAAGCAGATATGTATAAACATAAAATCATTCTTTCAAATGACAAACTTTCAAATATTTGA
- a CDS encoding GntR family transcriptional regulator, translating into MFAKNGIPLYLQLKEKLLEDIKLNYKVNDIIPAEGKLEKKYEVSRITVRKAIEELEKDNVVIKKQGKGTYVQEQKILYDANSIGSLTQRLSKQKHLLTTKSISFEIIEKEEEHFVKDMLNCDKLLCIRRTRLLDEVPFALMINYFDVNTVPDIDKKLNLESLYAFLKEEYNIEFYNAEEIVEAKAANESESEKLNIKEGSPLLSLKRLSYDKNNKPIEYSNLVIKADMYKHKIILSNDKMSNL; encoded by the coding sequence TTGTTCGCTAAAAATGGTATACCTCTATATCTTCAATTAAAAGAAAAATTGTTAGAAGATATAAAATTAAATTATAAAGTTAATGATATTATTCCTGCTGAAGGTAAACTAGAAAAGAAATATGAAGTTAGTAGAATAACTGTACGAAAAGCTATTGAAGAGTTAGAAAAAGATAATGTAGTTATAAAAAAGCAAGGTAAAGGAACTTATGTTCAAGAACAAAAAATTCTTTATGATGCAAACTCAATTGGTTCTTTAACTCAAAGATTATCAAAACAAAAACATTTATTGACAACAAAGTCAATTTCTTTTGAAATAATAGAAAAAGAAGAAGAGCATTTTGTAAAAGATATGCTAAATTGTGATAAGTTATTATGTATTAGAAGAACTAGACTATTAGATGAAGTTCCTTTTGCTCTAATGATAAATTATTTTGATGTTAATACTGTTCCTGATATTGATAAGAAACTAAACCTTGAATCTTTGTATGCATTCTTAAAAGAAGAATACAATATTGAATTCTATAATGCTGAAGAAATAGTAGAAGCAAAAGCTGCAAACGAAAGTGAATCAGAAAAATTAAATATTAAAGAAGGTTCTCCTCTTTTATCACTAAAAAGACTCTCTTATGATAAAAACAATAAACCAATAGAATATTCTAATTTAGTTATAAAAGCGGATATGTATAAACATAAGATTATTTTATCAAATGATAAAATGTCAAATTTATAA